Genomic segment of Harmonia axyridis chromosome 6, icHarAxyr1.1, whole genome shotgun sequence:
ATCAATGacttatattgaaaaaactagGAAAACTTACGTGAGGCCTCATCCAGATAATAGGTTGCAGAGAAACCTTTTTATGATGGTACAAAGACTTCGACGAGGCTGGAAAATCAGAATCTTcgaataatattcctttttcccGACAATTTCTTCTTATGGCCTGATAGCTATTGTTTCTCTGTCTTTCTGTAGTACagtatctgaaaaaataatattaattattgattatttcaatcaaaaagatTAATAATTGTGATTATTCTTGGGAAGAAAAATACACATAGATTTTATTcagatattattatattttattcgttacatttttccgtaagatggttccttttcgagattttcgactgattcgatttaaaaaaaaaaaaacgcctTGAGGTCTGGAGGTAGATAATCTATCCACTAACCACGATTCATCATTCTTTCTATcaggatttttataataattaggATTTTCCTAAGGATTCAAATGAAAAGAATGGCttgattttattttcgaattcggtagcagatacgacaaaactacatgAAACCAAAAGGTTTTGTATGATATCAAATCTTTTGTGTACATTTCCTAACAACCAGTTCTTGAGGAAAAAAGCGGACAAAAACAAAATGTAGAttagattttcaatagaaatagttATATCGAATTGATGTGAATTACAAATTGGAGTATCTACGGCAAATTGAAGTTGTGACTTTGTGAGATGCAGAAGCTATGAAAATAACATTAACTTTAACAACCATAGCCCAAAAACAAAACGTCTTTCTTGGGCCTTCAACTAGaggactttttattcttaaaatcatcCTAGAAATCTCTCAATTTGGTTCGTATCAGCCTTCATATTCTATGGAAATAATTTGACTGATTCGACATTACTTCTGGAgtttgaattgatttttatcAGTCTTTCTGTTGTTTCTGAGTGGTTGTTCCCCGAATAGATCTTTCATTTCGTCACGATGTAATTCTAGGATTTGTAGCCATAAATGGTCTCAAACGGTAAGGTATGGTTCACTAATGACGAATTCGTCCCAAAAACTTAAAAATTCTCTTTCAAGGTTCAAGTGCGCTCTTCCAATGCCGACTGCGGTAGTCTATAAAGCATAAAGATCATAAAGAATGATGATGATGGGAATTGATAAGAAACATGAAATTCGATCCTTGTCTTAATGTGAAACAATATTAAGTTTTACGATGTTAGTAACGTTCTAACCACATGCTCATTACTGTGCAATTGGAATAATTTGTCCAGGTAAGATTCCTCTTAGCAGACATTTTTCTATAGTTTAATAGAGACGCAAAGTCAGAATGGTGTCAAAACaatgtcaaaatcaaaattttgaaaatacgtATGAACATTTAGAGACGTCGAAATTTCTGTTAAAATGATAGCTATCTTTATCATCCTGCTTATGTCCGTAGCTCTCTTCATCGTAGGTATTTTATTGATATCATCTTCAGATTATGAGAATATCAAGACAAATCTGAGAAACACATTTTCTGAGTTGTCCATACAAAAATCGAATTGTTGCATTCTGTCCTCACTGGAGGATTTGGGCAAAAAGCTGGAAACTTTGGAAACTAACCTCGAAGAGAAGAGGAAAGAAGTTGAGGATTCGAAATCTGAAGTTTATGAGACGACTGAAAAAATCCAAGCTTTAAATGAAACGTCTAAACAGGTGAGGAATGCATTTTTTGAGTTGGATTTTTCATCATGATGACGTCTGTCGTAAGTGAAATGAATCTTTCACTTTATCGTTATTAAGAAAGAGTGTCAACAAGATCTTTATAATTTAGTTTACGATATGCATCAACTCATCTTGATGCATCATTATTCAATACATTATATTGatcacacaatttttttcaaaataatcaatCTCATCTTATATGATGGGTCATAATAGTACTGAATAGATTTAATAAGTAATCTCATTTCAAGTGTTATTACATACTACTAAATTCCATTTGAAGTGAAAGATTATCAATTTCTTTTACAGATAAAATTGTTCTATACAACCCTGAAGAACGATTTATCAAGTTCCGAAGAAGACTGCAGTAATctctacaaaaaaattgatgaatacaGAAATAGTCAAATGAAACTCAAAAAAGAAATACAGAGGAATATAAGATATTATTACGATCTACTGAATGCTATTCAGAACAGCAGATTCTTGGAAAAGAGAGATACTTTGAGAGCCTTACAAGGTGGAGAGGGTTTTGAATTGGAAAGATTGTATAAAGCAAAATGAGGATCAAACTACATAAGAacttaattcattactttctcCTTCTTTAAAGGTAGTATTTGTTGTGAA
This window contains:
- the LOC123683286 gene encoding uncharacterized protein LOC123683286 produces the protein MIAIFIILLMSVALFIVGILLISSSDYENIKTNLRNTFSELSIQKSNCCILSSLEDLGKKLETLETNLEEKRKEVEDSKSEVYETTEKIQALNETSKQIKLFYTTLKNDLSSSEEDCSNLYKKIDEYRNSQMKLKKEIQRNIRYYYDLLNAIQNSRFLEKRDTLRALQGGEGFELERLYKAK